The window AAAGCGGCCGTCGTTGTTCACGCCGGGAATCCAGTATTTGTCCAGGGATCAGTGCAAAAAGTCACTGGGACCGAAACCAACGCCTCGCGGCTTCCGGCAACCTCATATTTTTACAAGCCACAAGCCACTTGTCACTGACCACTGCCGGGTGCAAAAAGCACTTTTTGCACCCGGCTCTGCCCAGGGTCATCCCGGATTCTCCCCGCAACAGTCAACCGTCGAGATACCGCGAAATATCCATGCTGTCATGCAGTATGCGAAGCACTTCGATGACGTGCCCTTTGCCGGGGCGAAAGACAATGAAGTGTCGACCGCGTCGTCCCTGGCGTGCGACATGCAGCAGCGACACGCCTGGCTGGATGTCGTCCCGACGTCTGGCCCCGATGGTACCCGGCCCATCGAACAAGGCCTCCAGGGCCAGGGTCAGGGTTTCGGCATACATCATCGCCTGGCGGGAACCGAAATGTTCCGCTGTCCAGGCGATGATTTCGGCCATGTCCTGATCCGCCTTCAGAGCGAGGCGTATTGTCCAACGCGGCATCAGGATGCGTCTTCGGTCCGTGCGATGACCTCGCCGATGTGGGCGCGCAAACTGTCGGCGGAAGAAAATGACGTGAAGCGTCCGGATTCGATATCGGCAACGCCAACGGCTACGGCTTCACGGAGCGCCTGG is drawn from Desulfonatronum thioautotrophicum and contains these coding sequences:
- a CDS encoding type II toxin-antitoxin system RelE/ParE family toxin — translated: MPRWTIRLALKADQDMAEIIAWTAEHFGSRQAMMYAETLTLALEALFDGPGTIGARRRDDIQPGVSLLHVARQGRRGRHFIVFRPGKGHVIEVLRILHDSMDISRYLDG